A region of Plantactinospora sp. BC1 DNA encodes the following proteins:
- a CDS encoding 4a-hydroxytetrahydrobiopterin dehydratase produces MRALWGGRMDRDYLSDALTLLGGWTREGQQIKRTLILDDTQHAALTERIKIIADALHLRPEIRRLDGHTQIRIGPRDDGEITEGEVTLAARVEDVYRAVTAPH; encoded by the coding sequence ATGCGTGCTCTGTGGGGTGGCCGGATGGACCGTGACTACCTGAGCGACGCACTCACCCTACTGGGCGGCTGGACCCGCGAGGGACAGCAGATCAAAAGGACCCTCATCCTCGACGACACCCAGCACGCGGCCCTCACCGAGCGGATAAAGATCATCGCGGACGCGTTGCATCTCCGTCCGGAGATCCGCCGGCTGGACGGACACACCCAGATCAGGATCGGCCCCCGCGACGACGGCGAGATCACCGAGGGTGAGGTCACGCTTGCCGCCCGGGTCGAGGACGTCTACCGCGCGGTGACCGCTCCGCACTGA
- a CDS encoding helix-turn-helix domain-containing protein, with product MDCPSRGVLEHVTSRWGVLVLAALLHRSYRFSELRRQVGGVSEKMLAQTLQTLERDGFVHRAARPVIPPRVDYSLTPAGREVAEQVSALARWVEGRLDDVLTARKAYDATRES from the coding sequence GTGGACTGCCCGTCCCGGGGCGTGCTCGAACATGTCACCAGCCGCTGGGGCGTGCTGGTGCTGGCCGCGCTGCTGCACCGGTCGTACCGGTTCAGCGAGCTGCGCCGCCAGGTCGGCGGGGTGAGCGAGAAGATGCTGGCCCAGACCCTGCAGACCCTGGAGCGGGACGGCTTCGTGCACCGCGCGGCCCGGCCGGTGATCCCGCCCCGGGTGGACTACTCGCTGACCCCGGCCGGCCGGGAGGTCGCGGAGCAGGTGTCGGCGCTGGCGCGCTGGGTCGAGGGCCGGCTCGACGACGTGCTCACGGCCCGGAAGGCGTACGACGCGACGCGGGAGTCCTGA
- a CDS encoding PH domain-containing protein, which translates to MANVSYDRREQLKQIESGLLDGERVIAVYDAIGAGTGFIGLTDRRVIIQDKSFVGKKFAITSIPYSKITSVSVVSNKSWGGSFFSTGAIAIHVGTHTYEVEFRGDQKSHHVHNVILHYIS; encoded by the coding sequence ATGGCCAACGTCAGCTATGACCGTCGGGAGCAGCTCAAGCAGATCGAGAGCGGCCTCCTCGACGGCGAACGGGTCATTGCCGTCTACGACGCCATCGGCGCGGGCACCGGGTTCATCGGGCTGACCGACCGGCGCGTGATCATCCAGGACAAGTCGTTCGTCGGCAAGAAGTTCGCGATCACCAGCATCCCGTACTCGAAGATCACCAGCGTGAGCGTGGTCAGCAACAAGTCCTGGGGCGGGTCGTTCTTCTCCACCGGCGCCATCGCGATCCACGTCGGCACCCACACCTACGAGGTGGAGTTCCGTGGCGACCAGAAGAGCCACCACGTGCACAACGTGATCCTGCACTACATCTCCTGA
- a CDS encoding DUF1905 domain-containing protein, which translates to MEWVFDGEVIEWRGPAPYFFVAMSPADSAELKEAARSLIYWGQVPVHVVIGGTEFRTALFPRGGRYLVPLKDAVRKAEGIGEGDVVAVVLRPARGRDVRR; encoded by the coding sequence GTGGAATGGGTGTTCGACGGCGAGGTCATCGAGTGGCGCGGACCGGCGCCGTACTTCTTCGTCGCCATGTCCCCGGCCGACAGCGCCGAGCTCAAGGAAGCGGCGCGATCGCTGATCTACTGGGGTCAGGTTCCGGTGCACGTCGTCATCGGCGGTACGGAGTTCAGGACAGCTCTCTTTCCCCGGGGCGGCCGTTATCTGGTACCGCTCAAGGACGCGGTCCGGAAGGCCGAAGGCATCGGCGAGGGTGACGTCGTGGCGGTGGTGTTGCGTCCGGCCCGGGGACGTGACGTCCGGCGGTGA
- a CDS encoding SDR family oxidoreductase encodes MSIVITGATGQLGRLVIADLLAAGIPADGITAVARSRERAADLVARGVGLHIADYDEPETFTRAFRPEDRVLLISGSEVGRRTAQHAAVIEAARVTGVAQLAYTGVFGGPRADFQLATEHRETEQLILDSGLPYTFLRNNWYSEVYAVNELSGILSRGAIVTNVTPGSRIATATRADYAAAAAVVLREDGHLGRAYELSGDTTWSFEEFAEEVSRQAGRTVVHTSLPGAERAALLTSAGVPGPLAEVLVDVDEAISRGLLAGTPGDLSRLTGRPTTPIADTIAAGLAGQPG; translated from the coding sequence ATGAGCATCGTGATCACCGGCGCGACCGGCCAGCTCGGCCGCCTGGTCATCGCCGACCTGCTCGCGGCCGGCATACCGGCGGACGGGATCACCGCCGTCGCCCGGAGCAGGGAGCGGGCGGCCGACCTGGTGGCCCGGGGCGTCGGACTGCACATCGCCGACTACGACGAGCCGGAAACCTTCACCCGGGCGTTCCGGCCCGAGGACCGGGTGCTGCTGATCTCCGGCAGCGAGGTCGGCAGGCGCACCGCACAGCACGCCGCGGTGATCGAGGCGGCCCGGGTCACCGGCGTCGCCCAGTTGGCCTACACCGGCGTGTTCGGCGGCCCACGGGCCGACTTCCAGCTCGCCACCGAGCACCGGGAGACCGAACAGTTGATCCTCGACTCGGGTCTGCCGTACACGTTCCTGCGGAACAACTGGTATTCCGAGGTGTACGCCGTCAACGAGCTGTCGGGGATCCTGAGCCGGGGAGCCATCGTCACCAACGTCACCCCGGGCAGCCGGATCGCCACCGCCACCCGGGCGGACTACGCCGCCGCCGCAGCCGTGGTACTCCGCGAGGACGGGCACCTGGGCCGGGCGTACGAGCTGAGTGGCGACACCACGTGGAGCTTCGAGGAGTTCGCCGAGGAGGTCTCCCGGCAGGCCGGCCGGACCGTCGTACACACCTCGCTGCCCGGGGCGGAGCGGGCGGCGCTGCTGACCAGCGCGGGCGTCCCCGGCCCGTTGGCCGAGGTACTGGTCGACGTGGACGAGGCGATCAGCCGAGGTCTGCTCGCCGGCACCCCCGGCGACCTCTCCCGGCTCACCGGCCGACCGACCACCCCGATCGCGGACACCATCGCGGCGGGCCTGGCCGGGCAACCCGGCTGA
- a CDS encoding PIN domain-containing protein — protein sequence MTLESLVLDSQGFAGWIDRDRKVMRLLEQAERDGADLAMSAATIIEVSHSGVDLARMNWLLSRIRVEPVTKESARRSAGLLQAAGLHGHKYAIDAMVAEVALRLPAPVVVLTSDVDDMVKLCGQRVRAIGL from the coding sequence GTGACCCTTGAGTCGCTGGTGCTTGACTCGCAAGGTTTCGCCGGGTGGATCGACCGCGATCGCAAGGTGATGCGATTGCTCGAGCAAGCCGAGCGTGACGGGGCCGATCTAGCCATGTCGGCCGCCACGATCATCGAGGTTTCCCACTCTGGCGTTGACCTTGCGCGGATGAACTGGTTGCTCTCCCGGATCCGGGTGGAGCCGGTGACGAAGGAGAGTGCCCGTCGCAGCGCGGGGCTGTTGCAGGCGGCGGGCCTCCACGGGCACAAGTACGCCATCGATGCCATGGTCGCCGAGGTGGCGCTACGGCTACCTGCGCCGGTGGTGGTCCTGACCTCCGATGTTGACGACATGGTCAAGCTATGTGGGCAGCGGGTGCGGGCCATCGGGCTGTAA
- a CDS encoding HAD family hydrolase — MIHSHRDRDGGTHVIDAIVFDVGGTILDESREFETWADWLGVPRHTFSAVFGAVIARGLDYQETFRVFRPGFDLAVEIERRAAAGMPESFGEEDLYPDARQCLTSLKDQGLFVGLAGNQPAWAETALRALDLPVDMIGTSGGWGVAKPSPAFFERVVREGGGDPSSILYVGDRPDNDARPAGAAGMRTCLIRRGPWGHILDDPAGSEQCLFRIDSLDELPSLVAKHNAAAG, encoded by the coding sequence ATGATCCACTCGCACCGCGACCGTGACGGAGGAACCCACGTGATCGACGCGATCGTTTTCGATGTCGGCGGAACGATTCTCGACGAGTCCCGCGAGTTCGAGACCTGGGCGGACTGGTTGGGCGTTCCACGGCACACGTTCTCGGCGGTCTTCGGCGCGGTGATCGCCCGGGGTCTGGACTATCAGGAGACGTTCCGGGTCTTCCGACCCGGGTTCGACCTCGCGGTCGAGATCGAGCGCCGGGCGGCGGCCGGCATGCCGGAGTCGTTCGGCGAAGAGGATCTCTACCCCGACGCGCGGCAGTGCCTGACCTCCCTGAAGGATCAGGGCCTGTTCGTGGGCCTGGCCGGCAACCAGCCGGCCTGGGCAGAGACGGCTCTCCGCGCTCTCGACCTCCCGGTGGACATGATCGGCACCTCGGGCGGCTGGGGCGTGGCGAAACCGTCACCAGCCTTCTTCGAGCGGGTCGTCCGGGAAGGCGGTGGTGACCCGTCGTCGATCCTCTACGTCGGTGATCGGCCCGACAACGACGCACGCCCGGCCGGGGCGGCCGGGATGCGGACCTGTCTGATCCGGCGCGGTCCGTGGGGTCACATCCTCGACGACCCGGCCGGCTCCGAGCAGTGCCTGTTCCGGATCGATTCGCTGGACGAACTCCCGAGCCTGGTCGCGAAGCACAACGCCGCAGCCGGCTGA
- a CDS encoding (deoxy)nucleoside triphosphate pyrophosphohydrolase → MVGAAIVVAGRVLACARSHPPEVAGRWEFPGGKVEPGESEVAALIRECAEELGVRVEIGDRVGRDVRMGHGRSVLRVYLAELVDGDQPQPLEHSELRWLRPEELDSVPWLPADVPIVAALRPLLAAAP, encoded by the coding sequence GTGGTGGGCGCCGCCATCGTGGTCGCCGGCCGGGTACTGGCCTGTGCGCGATCTCACCCGCCGGAGGTCGCCGGCCGCTGGGAGTTTCCGGGTGGGAAGGTCGAGCCGGGCGAGTCCGAGGTCGCCGCATTGATCCGGGAGTGTGCCGAGGAGCTGGGCGTACGCGTCGAGATCGGTGACCGGGTCGGCCGGGACGTCCGGATGGGCCACGGCCGTTCGGTGCTCCGGGTCTATCTGGCCGAACTCGTCGACGGGGACCAGCCGCAGCCGCTGGAGCACTCCGAACTCCGCTGGCTGCGCCCGGAGGAGCTGGACAGCGTGCCGTGGCTGCCGGCGGACGTACCGATCGTGGCGGCGCTGCGCCCGCTGCTGGCCGCCGCCCCCTGA
- a CDS encoding fumarate reductase/succinate dehydrogenase flavoprotein subunit gives MTTRIERHHYDVVVIGAGGAGLRAAIEARLAGKRTAIISKSLFGKAHTVMAEGGAAAAMGNVNSRDNWQVHFRDTMRGGKFLNNFRMAELHAKESPQRIWELETYGALFDRTKDGKISQRNFGGHEYPRLAHVGDRTGLELIRTLQQKIVSLQQEDKKTHGDYDARIKVFAETTITELMLDGDKIAGAFGYYRESGEFVLFEAPAVVLATGGVGRSYKVTSNSWEYTGDGHALALRAGATLINMEFLQFHPTGMVWPPSVKGILVTESVRGDGGVLKNSEGKRFMFNYVPDVFRKQYAETEEEADRWYTDPDNNRRPPELLPRDEVARAINAEVKAGRGTPAGGVYLDIASRLPAEEVRRRLPSMYHQFKELADVDITAEPMEVGPTCHYVMGGVEVDPDSGAAHGHVQGLFAAGEVSGGMHGSNRLGGNSLSDLLVFGKRAGEHASAYAGRLPARPKVAASDVEAAVDRALAPLEREGGENPYTLQQDLQAVMGDLVGIIRRKGELEESLVRLADLRDRVTRVAVAGGRRYNPGWHLALDLRNMLVVSECTARAALEREESRGGHTREDFPTMAPQWRTVNLVCSLDGDKVRLEQKPLPKMRAELIQLFDRAELAKYLTEDELADFDALTAEAHAEEAAK, from the coding sequence TACGACGTCGTCGTCATCGGTGCCGGTGGCGCCGGCCTCCGCGCGGCGATCGAGGCCCGGCTCGCCGGGAAGCGGACGGCGATCATCTCGAAGTCGCTGTTCGGCAAGGCCCACACGGTGATGGCCGAGGGCGGCGCCGCCGCCGCGATGGGGAACGTGAACAGCCGGGACAACTGGCAGGTGCACTTCCGGGACACCATGCGGGGCGGCAAGTTCCTGAACAACTTCCGGATGGCCGAGCTGCACGCGAAGGAGTCGCCGCAGCGGATCTGGGAGCTGGAGACGTACGGTGCGCTCTTCGACCGCACCAAGGACGGGAAGATCTCGCAGCGCAACTTCGGCGGCCACGAGTACCCGCGCCTCGCGCACGTCGGCGACCGGACCGGGCTGGAGCTGATCCGCACCCTGCAACAGAAGATCGTCTCGTTGCAGCAGGAGGACAAGAAGACGCACGGCGACTACGACGCCCGGATCAAGGTCTTCGCCGAGACCACCATCACCGAGCTGATGCTCGACGGGGACAAGATCGCCGGCGCCTTCGGCTACTACCGGGAGTCCGGAGAGTTCGTCCTCTTCGAGGCCCCGGCCGTGGTGCTGGCCACCGGCGGCGTCGGCCGCTCCTACAAGGTCACCTCGAACTCCTGGGAGTACACCGGTGACGGGCACGCGCTGGCACTGCGGGCCGGCGCCACGCTGATCAACATGGAGTTCCTCCAGTTCCACCCGACCGGCATGGTCTGGCCGCCCTCGGTGAAGGGCATCCTGGTCACCGAGTCGGTTCGGGGCGACGGCGGGGTGCTGAAGAACTCCGAGGGCAAGCGGTTCATGTTCAACTACGTCCCCGACGTCTTCCGCAAGCAGTACGCGGAGACCGAGGAGGAGGCGGACCGCTGGTACACCGACCCGGACAACAACCGGCGCCCGCCGGAGCTGCTGCCCCGGGACGAGGTGGCGCGGGCGATCAACGCCGAGGTCAAGGCCGGTCGGGGTACCCCGGCCGGCGGCGTCTACCTGGACATCGCCAGCCGGCTGCCGGCCGAGGAGGTACGCCGCCGGCTGCCCTCGATGTACCACCAGTTCAAGGAGCTGGCCGACGTCGACATCACCGCCGAGCCGATGGAGGTCGGCCCGACCTGCCACTACGTGATGGGCGGCGTCGAGGTCGACCCGGACAGCGGTGCGGCGCACGGGCACGTGCAGGGGCTCTTCGCCGCCGGTGAGGTCTCCGGCGGCATGCACGGCTCCAACCGGCTCGGCGGCAACTCCCTGTCGGACCTGCTGGTCTTCGGCAAGCGGGCCGGCGAGCACGCCTCGGCGTACGCCGGGCGGCTGCCCGCCCGCCCCAAGGTGGCGGCGTCGGACGTCGAGGCCGCGGTGGACCGGGCGTTGGCCCCGCTGGAGCGCGAGGGCGGGGAGAACCCGTACACGTTGCAGCAGGACCTCCAGGCGGTGATGGGCGACCTGGTCGGCATCATCCGGCGCAAGGGTGAGCTGGAGGAGTCGCTGGTCAGGCTGGCCGACCTGCGCGACCGGGTGACCCGGGTGGCGGTGGCCGGCGGGCGACGCTACAACCCGGGCTGGCACCTGGCGCTCGACCTGCGCAACATGCTGGTCGTCTCGGAGTGCACCGCCCGGGCGGCGCTGGAGCGCGAGGAGTCCCGGGGTGGGCACACCCGGGAGGACTTCCCGACCATGGCGCCGCAGTGGCGCACGGTCAACCTGGTCTGCTCGCTCGACGGCGACAAGGTACGCCTGGAGCAGAAGCCGCTGCCGAAGATGCGGGCCGAGCTGATCCAGCTCTTCGACCGCGCCGAGCTGGCCAAGTACCTGACCGAAGACGAACTGGCGGACTTCGACGCCCTCACCGCAGAGGCGCACGCTGAGGAGGCGGCCAAGTAA